The window GACTTCCAGCAATGCCATACTGGTATATTTACCACAACCTCTTTTTCTATAGCTATTATCCAGTTCAAATCTATCCAGGAACCGTTTTACtaacttattttatgtttgtaCAGGAGCATCATCTTGACCTATACTTGAAATCACAATCCTAGAAGCCGGATCAATGCTGGAAATCGTCTAAAGATGGTTTCAATTGGAATACGTCTTGTTGGTATGTACAACCAAAGCATGTCACTGCATTCGTGGAACTTGTTCTTAAAAACACTGAGAAATTAGACAAGATGGTCCTACTGTTGTATAAACGTTACCTTAAGTCTTATATTGAAGATCTGACTGCAACACTTCTTCACAACAGCAATGTCACCATTGGGCCTCTTCCACCAACATCACAATAGGGGGTTGAAGTCTTGTCACTACCTCTAGCTTCCGCGTAGTACCTACACGGATATGATTTCTGTTGAACGTCTTTTGGACTACACTAGGATGTATGATGATCTTCTAAAATGTCTTTTCTGTTGCagtctttctttattttattactgaaacaaggcatattcaaagaaaCCTTATAGTCACctgaataattttattaaaagtcAATGATCTTACGTACGTACGAATATATCAACAATAAGTAGGATGAATACCCCCGTTCACGTTAAACAACTCAAACCTCATCCACATCAAAACATCTTGAGAGAGAAATGGCGAGACATTTAGAAGATATAATGAGCATGGCGACAACAACACACCTCCATGTTAGTTACCTTTTTCATGTTGTGTTCTTGGCTCTATTCAGCTGTTGTGTCCTCTCGGCTCTGTTACTCTCATGTGCCGACGGAGCATCCAGCGACAGCGACCTAGCCTATTCCGGCAACACCCCTGATGCGGGAGGTGCTGGCTGCGGTGGTGGTTGTGGAGATTAAGAGTTCTTTCGTCTTCGTCATGGACTACTTTTGTATTGTGATTTTTGTTGTCAGCTTTGGTATAGAAGCTCTTtccttgttttttttcaaaaatat is drawn from Brassica rapa cultivar Chiifu-401-42 chromosome A05, CAAS_Brap_v3.01, whole genome shotgun sequence and contains these coding sequences:
- the LOC103869590 gene encoding uncharacterized protein LOC103869590, whose protein sequence is MARHLEDIMSMATTTHLHVSYLFHVVFLALFSCCVLSALLLSCADGASSDSDLAYSGNTPDAGGAGCGGGCGD